From the genome of Sphingobacterium kitahiroshimense, one region includes:
- the pheT gene encoding phenylalanine--tRNA ligase subunit beta, producing the protein MNISYKWLKDHIDIDKKPEELSLILTNVGLEVEVLDVVQSIPGGLEGLVIGEVKSCEQHPNADKLKVTTVDVGQPELLNIVCGAPNVAVGQKVIVATVGSTVHPTSGEPFKINKSKIRGEVSEGMLCGEDEVGLGNSHAGIVELPSDAEVGTLVKDFYQIEDDYRYEIGLTPNRADAASHLGVARDIAAYFRSEMKQIDLSKFKEGSGVNTEVIVENHSGSPRYSGINISGVKVTESPDWLKERLNVIGIRPINNIVDVTNFILHDLGQPLHAFDQDKIAGNKITVRQAKQDEIFVTLDGVERKLSAEDLVIADAEKPMCIAGVFGGANSGVSESTTNIFLESAYFNAVSVRKTAKRHHLKTDSSFRYERGTDPNITVNALKKAAILIQEIAGGEITSNITDIYPAVINPFAFNVNYHNVRKLIGQDIPNEEIKSIIVALGIGIEKESADSIDVLVPAYRVDVTREVDVIEEVLRIYGYNNVALKPQIKSSLNTSEKPDKEVVLNQLADLLIANGFREILSNSLTKLDYVNDEATAVRLCNPLSSDLDTMRQNMLFSALTAVSYNQKRRNSDLKVFEIGKTYSIDGEGYKEKQHLAIAISGKLEVEQWNNSKQSVNFYNLKAVVDLILKRLKIEGLQLEDAPTDHFAYGLSYMKGTKPLVTFGAVSDVALSKADVDGQVFFADFDWDQILKIIRKNVIKFKEVSKFPAVKRDLSLLIDEAVTFKQLETIAHKTERKLLKEVKVFDVYKGDKIPVGKKSYALSFIIEDEEKTLMDKQIDAIVQKLILNFEKEVNAEVRG; encoded by the coding sequence ATGAATATTTCATATAAGTGGCTTAAAGATCATATCGATATTGATAAAAAACCAGAAGAGCTTTCTTTGATTCTAACTAACGTAGGATTAGAGGTTGAGGTTTTAGATGTGGTCCAAAGTATACCAGGAGGTTTAGAAGGGTTGGTCATAGGGGAAGTAAAATCATGCGAACAACATCCGAATGCAGATAAATTGAAAGTTACAACGGTTGATGTTGGTCAGCCCGAGTTGTTAAATATTGTCTGTGGAGCTCCAAATGTAGCAGTCGGTCAGAAAGTTATTGTTGCGACAGTTGGTTCAACAGTTCATCCAACTAGCGGTGAGCCTTTTAAGATCAATAAATCAAAAATCCGTGGTGAAGTTTCTGAAGGAATGCTCTGCGGGGAGGATGAAGTTGGTTTAGGCAATTCGCATGCAGGTATTGTAGAACTTCCTTCAGATGCTGAGGTTGGTACACTTGTCAAAGATTTTTATCAGATCGAAGATGACTACCGATATGAAATTGGTTTGACTCCGAATCGTGCAGATGCAGCTTCACATTTAGGTGTCGCTCGTGATATTGCCGCATATTTTAGATCTGAAATGAAGCAAATTGATCTTTCTAAATTTAAAGAAGGGTCTGGTGTCAATACAGAAGTAATTGTAGAAAATCATTCCGGCAGTCCAAGATATTCAGGAATTAATATTTCAGGTGTTAAAGTAACTGAATCCCCTGATTGGTTAAAGGAGCGTTTAAACGTTATCGGTATTCGTCCCATTAATAACATCGTTGATGTTACTAATTTTATATTACATGACTTGGGTCAGCCACTTCATGCTTTTGATCAAGATAAGATTGCAGGTAATAAAATTACTGTTAGACAAGCGAAACAAGATGAGATTTTTGTCACTTTAGATGGTGTTGAGCGTAAGCTTTCTGCTGAAGATCTTGTTATTGCCGATGCTGAGAAGCCAATGTGCATCGCTGGTGTTTTTGGTGGTGCTAATTCAGGCGTTTCAGAATCGACTACAAACATATTTTTAGAGTCAGCATATTTTAATGCAGTTTCAGTACGTAAAACAGCAAAGCGTCATCATCTGAAAACAGATTCTTCTTTCCGATATGAAAGAGGAACTGATCCAAATATTACCGTTAATGCATTAAAAAAGGCGGCTATTCTGATTCAAGAGATCGCTGGTGGTGAGATCACTTCTAATATTACCGATATTTATCCTGCTGTTATAAATCCATTTGCTTTTAATGTCAATTACCATAATGTCCGTAAATTAATCGGTCAGGATATACCTAATGAGGAAATAAAATCAATTATAGTTGCCTTAGGTATCGGTATTGAAAAAGAATCGGCAGATAGTATTGATGTATTAGTTCCTGCTTATCGTGTTGATGTTACGCGTGAGGTGGATGTGATAGAAGAGGTTTTGCGTATCTACGGTTACAATAACGTAGCATTGAAACCACAGATAAAGTCATCTTTAAATACTTCGGAAAAACCTGATAAAGAGGTTGTTTTAAATCAACTGGCAGATTTGCTTATTGCAAATGGTTTTAGAGAAATTCTTTCGAATTCATTAACGAAGTTGGATTATGTAAATGATGAAGCGACCGCCGTTCGTTTGTGTAATCCATTAAGTTCTGATTTGGATACCATGCGACAAAATATGTTGTTTTCAGCTTTAACAGCAGTTTCTTATAATCAAAAGAGAAGAAATTCTGATTTGAAGGTTTTTGAAATTGGAAAAACATATTCGATCGATGGTGAGGGATATAAAGAGAAACAGCACTTGGCTATTGCTATTAGTGGAAAGTTGGAAGTTGAGCAATGGAACAATAGTAAGCAATCGGTAAATTTTTACAATCTGAAAGCGGTTGTCGATCTTATTTTGAAAAGATTGAAAATTGAAGGACTTCAGTTGGAAGATGCACCTACCGATCATTTCGCTTACGGATTAAGTTATATGAAGGGTACAAAACCTTTAGTAACTTTCGGAGCGGTATCTGATGTTGCTTTATCCAAAGCTGACGTCGATGGGCAAGTGTTTTTTGCTGATTTTGACTGGGATCAAATACTGAAGATCATCCGTAAAAATGTTATTAAGTTTAAAGAGGTATCTAAGTTTCCTGCTGTAAAACGTGATTTATCGTTGTTGATCGATGAAGCAGTTACGTTCAAACAATTGGAAACAATCGCGCATAAAACCGAACGTAAACTCTTAAAAGAGGTTAAAGTATTTGATGTTTATAAGGGAGACAAGATTCCTGTAGGCAAAAAATCATATGCTTTGAGTTTTATTATCGAGGATGAGGAAAAAACTTTAATGGACAAACAAATTGACGCAATAGTTCAAAAATTAATTCTTAACTTTGAGAAAGAAGTAAACGCAGAAGTGCGTGGTTAA
- a CDS encoding cell division protein ZapA, translated as MGEISIKINIADRVYPLRVDTAEEEIIRHAAKLINEKVKELQDSYTVRDKQDLLSMCVLQYATGMLKAERQVQTQDQGLEQSVHELDQLLSNFFTK; from the coding sequence ATGGGAGAGATTTCCATCAAAATAAATATCGCTGATCGTGTGTATCCGCTACGTGTTGATACAGCAGAGGAGGAGATAATCCGCCATGCAGCGAAATTGATTAATGAAAAAGTAAAAGAGTTACAAGATAGCTATACTGTTCGTGATAAACAGGATTTATTGTCAATGTGCGTCCTTCAGTACGCAACAGGAATGTTGAAAGCTGAGCGACAAGTTCAAACACAAGATCAAGGTTTAGAGCAATCAGTTCATGAACTGGATCAGCTATTATCTAATTTCTTTACAAAATAA
- the rny gene encoding ribonuclease Y, translated as MDIAIYIILSLIVGIAIGRYLLALLFSKQTAEAQEKVKSIIKEADQEAEHLKKKKLLEAKEKFLQLKSEHEKEVSQRNNTISQKENTLRQKEQSVNQKLENLNREKQELDGTRKQLEKLVEVNESKSEEVEQLKLQQIKQLEGIAGVTAEEAKNQLVDSLREEARSQAISQIKDIVDEAKLTATKEAKKVVIQTIQRTATESAIENTVSIFNIENDEIKGRIIGREGRNIRALEAATGVEIIVDDTPEAIILSGFDPVRREIARLALHRLVTDGRIHPARIEEVVAKTRTQIEDEIVEIGERTAIDLGIHGLHPELIRMVGRMRYRSSYGQNLLQHSREVANFAATMAAELGLNVKHAKRAGLLHDIGKVPDDNPELPHAILGMQLAEKYKEHPDVCNAIGAHHDEVEMTAMISPIVQACDAISGARPGARREVVESYIKRLKELEDLALSYPGVEKTFAIQAGRELRVIVESEKISDAQAEILAADISNRIQTEMTYPGQIKVTVIREIRSVAYAK; from the coding sequence ATGGACATCGCAATTTATATCATACTTTCTCTGATTGTTGGTATTGCAATTGGCCGTTATCTTTTAGCTCTTTTGTTTAGTAAACAAACAGCAGAAGCTCAAGAAAAGGTGAAAAGCATTATAAAAGAGGCAGATCAAGAAGCAGAACATCTGAAAAAGAAAAAGCTTTTAGAAGCTAAAGAGAAGTTTCTACAGCTAAAATCAGAGCATGAAAAAGAGGTCAGTCAGCGAAATAATACAATCAGTCAAAAGGAAAATACCTTACGCCAGAAGGAACAATCTGTCAATCAGAAGCTTGAGAATTTAAACCGCGAAAAACAAGAATTAGATGGAACCCGTAAACAGCTTGAAAAGCTTGTTGAAGTAAATGAAAGTAAGTCTGAGGAAGTTGAGCAGTTAAAGCTACAGCAAATTAAACAACTGGAAGGTATTGCTGGAGTTACAGCGGAAGAAGCTAAAAATCAACTGGTCGACTCTTTGCGTGAAGAGGCACGTTCACAAGCAATTAGCCAAATTAAAGATATCGTTGATGAAGCTAAATTGACAGCAACAAAAGAAGCTAAAAAAGTGGTCATCCAGACCATTCAACGTACGGCTACAGAATCTGCTATTGAGAACACGGTTTCTATTTTCAATATTGAGAATGATGAAATCAAGGGCCGTATTATTGGACGTGAGGGACGTAATATTCGTGCATTAGAAGCTGCTACTGGTGTTGAGATCATTGTTGATGATACCCCTGAAGCAATTATTTTATCGGGATTCGATCCTGTTCGTCGTGAAATCGCTCGTTTGGCTTTGCACCGTCTTGTGACAGATGGACGTATCCACCCTGCGCGTATTGAGGAGGTAGTTGCAAAGACACGTACACAGATAGAAGACGAAATTGTTGAAATAGGTGAACGTACAGCTATTGATCTTGGTATTCACGGTTTACACCCGGAATTGATCCGTATGGTCGGTCGTATGCGTTACCGTTCTTCTTATGGACAGAACTTGTTACAGCACTCCCGTGAGGTTGCAAATTTTGCAGCTACAATGGCAGCAGAGTTGGGGTTAAACGTTAAGCATGCAAAACGTGCTGGTCTTTTACATGATATTGGTAAAGTGCCTGATGATAATCCAGAATTGCCACATGCTATTTTGGGAATGCAACTGGCTGAAAAGTATAAAGAACATCCTGATGTTTGTAATGCTATCGGTGCTCACCATGATGAAGTTGAAATGACAGCAATGATTTCACCAATTGTGCAAGCTTGTGATGCTATTTCAGGAGCTCGTCCTGGGGCTCGCCGTGAAGTCGTGGAGAGTTATATCAAACGACTAAAGGAGTTAGAAGATCTAGCATTATCTTATCCAGGCGTTGAAAAAACTTTCGCTATACAAGCCGGTCGTGAATTACGTGTTATTGTTGAAAGTGAAAAGATATCTGATGCACAGGCTGAGATTCTAGCCGCTGATATTTCAAACCGAATTCAGACTGAGATGACTTATCCAGGTCAAATTAAAGTAACTGTTATTCGTGAAATCCGTTCTGTCGCCTACGCGAAATAA
- a CDS encoding DUF3078 domain-containing protein yields the protein MNKIKLLLFAAIFLIINKGQAQVDSTKNWTIHGENTFLINQSSFSNWAAGGVNSFAGNIILNYDFNYKKEKWSWDNKVIAAYGQTFQKETDWRKNDDRLSLNSLLGYQAKEHWLYTFFLNFNTQFAKGYDYTSANKKLLSEAFAPAYLSFGPGIAYKKSDNLKFNLSPAAVRFVIVKNDSLAPNYGLDPGKNTRVEFGASFDAYYKTQIMENVTFENILKLYSNYLAKPQNVDIDYTANLNMKVNKWITVNAGVQLIYDDNTKLPKIENGVQVGKKSDLQVKQILGAGITYKF from the coding sequence ATGAATAAAATAAAACTTTTATTGTTTGCAGCCATCTTTCTAATAATTAACAAAGGTCAGGCACAAGTTGATTCGACAAAGAATTGGACCATACATGGAGAGAACACATTTCTGATTAACCAAAGTTCATTCTCGAATTGGGCTGCCGGGGGAGTCAATTCTTTCGCAGGCAACATAATCTTAAATTATGACTTCAACTATAAAAAAGAAAAATGGTCCTGGGATAATAAAGTAATTGCAGCTTATGGTCAAACTTTTCAAAAGGAAACAGATTGGAGAAAAAATGACGACCGATTATCTTTAAACAGTTTATTGGGTTACCAAGCTAAAGAACATTGGCTGTACACCTTTTTTCTTAATTTTAACACCCAATTTGCCAAGGGTTATGATTATACATCCGCAAATAAAAAATTGCTATCAGAGGCCTTTGCTCCTGCCTATTTAAGCTTTGGTCCCGGTATAGCTTATAAAAAATCAGATAATTTAAAATTTAACTTGTCTCCCGCAGCCGTTCGCTTTGTTATTGTTAAGAATGATAGCCTAGCGCCAAATTATGGACTGGATCCTGGAAAAAATACACGCGTAGAATTTGGTGCTTCATTTGATGCCTATTATAAAACACAAATTATGGAGAATGTTACTTTTGAAAATATCCTAAAACTTTATTCCAACTATTTAGCGAAGCCACAAAATGTAGATATTGACTATACGGCCAATCTAAATATGAAGGTTAACAAATGGATTACAGTAAATGCAGGTGTACAGTTAATATATGATGATAACACCAAACTTCCTAAAATAGAAAATGGAGTTCAAGTAGGCAAAAAATCTGATCTACAAGTGAAACAAATACTAGGAGCTGGTATTACTTACAAATTCTAA
- the rlmH gene encoding 23S rRNA (pseudouridine(1915)-N(3))-methyltransferase RlmH: MKITLLCIGKTDDKYLIEGIEKYLKRLKFYITFNLVVIPDIKNSKNLTNEQQKEKEAQLLLKHINSLDTVVLLDEFGKEYRSLEFASYLEKNMIQSTQHLIFVIGGPYGFDDQIYQRANQKISLSKMTFSHQMIRLFFVEQTYRAFSILKGEPYHHE; this comes from the coding sequence ATGAAAATAACTTTGTTGTGCATTGGGAAGACAGATGATAAATATTTGATTGAAGGAATTGAAAAATACTTGAAACGATTAAAGTTTTATATAACCTTCAATCTCGTAGTTATTCCAGATATCAAGAATAGTAAAAATCTAACGAACGAACAACAAAAGGAAAAGGAAGCACAACTTTTGCTGAAACATATTAATTCTTTGGATACTGTTGTTTTACTGGATGAGTTTGGGAAGGAGTATCGTTCTTTGGAATTTGCTTCTTATTTGGAAAAGAATATGATTCAGAGTACGCAGCATCTTATCTTTGTTATAGGAGGGCCTTATGGTTTTGATGACCAGATTTATCAGCGTGCTAATCAGAAAATATCATTATCAAAGATGACATTTTCGCATCAGATGATTCGTTTGTTTTTTGTTGAGCAGACCTATCGCGCATTTTCAATTTTAAAAGGTGAGCCTTATCATCATGAATAA
- a CDS encoding NUDIX domain-containing protein: MFPFNVRVYGILINDDNEVLISDEKTENVSFTKFPGGGLEYGEGLIDALKREYQEECNFDIEILSHIYTTDFYEKSSFNDSQIISIYYLIKNSTPIQIRTTKKEFDFEGQEYEDGKAQSFRWVKIENLKEINLTFKTDQMAWNIFYKDIK, translated from the coding sequence ATGTTTCCTTTTAATGTAAGAGTATATGGAATTTTGATTAATGATGATAATGAAGTACTCATCAGCGATGAGAAAACTGAAAATGTATCGTTCACCAAATTTCCTGGAGGTGGTTTAGAATACGGAGAAGGACTTATTGATGCCCTAAAAAGAGAATATCAAGAAGAATGCAACTTTGATATTGAAATCTTATCACACATCTATACAACTGATTTTTATGAAAAATCAAGCTTTAATGACAGTCAGATTATTTCAATATATTATTTAATCAAAAACAGCACCCCCATTCAGATCCGAACCACAAAAAAAGAATTTGACTTTGAAGGCCAGGAATATGAAGATGGTAAAGCGCAATCTTTTAGATGGGTAAAAATAGAAAACTTGAAAGAAATTAATCTAACATTCAAAACCGACCAAATGGCATGGAATATTTTTTATAAGGATATAAAATAA
- a CDS encoding DUF1080 domain-containing protein — translation MMNLKYILPIGLLALSAACATQHHSKNQNKNEWISLFNGRNLDNWIVKIHHHDVDVNFANTFRVKDGVIQVNYDGYGDFNEQYGHLYYKTPYSDYHVKLEYRFYGDLQKGAPSYTLRNSGLMFHSQDPRTMPKEQDWPISVEMQFLGGLSDGNPRPTGNMCSPGTDIVYKGKKLESHCLESTSKTYDGDQWVKAELIVHGDSLITHIINGDTVLQYSQPTIGGGVANRYDPRIKIDGKKLKQGFIALQSEGQPVEFKNIYLKDLSKK, via the coding sequence ATGATGAACCTCAAATATATATTGCCGATCGGCTTATTAGCATTGTCTGCTGCCTGTGCTACACAGCATCATTCAAAAAATCAAAATAAAAACGAGTGGATCAGTCTGTTCAACGGAAGAAATCTTGATAATTGGATTGTGAAAATACACCATCATGATGTAGATGTAAACTTTGCCAATACCTTCCGCGTAAAAGACGGTGTAATACAAGTCAATTACGATGGCTATGGTGATTTTAATGAGCAATATGGACATCTTTATTATAAAACGCCCTATTCAGATTATCACGTTAAGCTAGAATATCGATTCTATGGAGATTTACAAAAGGGTGCACCATCCTATACCTTACGGAACAGCGGACTGATGTTTCATTCACAAGATCCAAGAACGATGCCTAAAGAGCAGGATTGGCCAATCTCAGTTGAAATGCAATTTTTAGGAGGGTTAAGCGATGGAAACCCGAGACCAACCGGCAATATGTGTTCTCCAGGAACAGATATCGTCTATAAAGGAAAAAAATTGGAATCACATTGTCTAGAATCAACCTCTAAAACATATGATGGAGATCAATGGGTCAAAGCAGAATTAATTGTACATGGTGATTCATTGATAACACATATCATTAATGGGGATACTGTCCTTCAATATAGCCAGCCAACGATAGGTGGCGGAGTGGCAAATAGGTATGACCCAAGAATAAAAATTGATGGCAAAAAGCTAAAACAAGGATTTATAGCCTTGCAAAGTGAAGGTCAGCCTGTGGAATTCAAAAATATTTATCTTAAAGATTTATCAAAAAAATAA
- a CDS encoding DEAD/DEAH box helicase: MKFQDLNIHSSLLSILEQSGFTILTSVQELVIPHILNKKDLIAIAPTGTGKTEAFTIPILHRYFTQEITLQEQTLILNPTRELALQTQSRINKLIQSYPVTTITLVGGQAYDMQLAGLLQSPTILIATPGRILDLIDQGKITCNTIKTLVIDEFDQLLQLGFIKEVNQILKHLPNKKQSLYFSATLPKDILKLVNKTLKNPIKIEIEKEVKKCTIEESVFYVDRTNKKKLIKYLIELNPEEQILIFSRTTHAVDRIVADLKKEGIVAEGLYADKAQKNRTQLLTAFKAKETQILVATDLLARGVDIENLPIVINYEVPDSDSLYTHRIGRTGRSMTTGKAYTFCDAQDNNKWIQLQLSLNRQIKINDQHPYILTWEQMISTSQVKTAKKKKK, translated from the coding sequence TTGAAATTTCAAGATCTTAATATTCATTCAAGTCTTTTATCCATCTTAGAGCAATCAGGATTCACAATCCTCACATCCGTTCAAGAACTTGTGATTCCTCATATACTAAATAAAAAAGATCTTATTGCGATTGCTCCTACAGGAACAGGAAAAACCGAAGCGTTTACAATACCCATCTTACATCGCTATTTCACACAAGAAATTACATTACAGGAGCAGACACTTATATTAAATCCTACAAGAGAATTAGCGTTGCAAACACAAAGTCGTATAAATAAGCTCATTCAAAGCTACCCCGTTACAACCATCACACTTGTTGGAGGACAGGCTTATGATATGCAGCTAGCAGGACTATTGCAAAGTCCTACTATACTTATAGCGACCCCTGGCCGTATCTTAGATCTTATTGACCAAGGGAAAATTACATGTAATACTATTAAAACGCTGGTTATAGATGAGTTTGATCAGTTATTACAACTAGGTTTTATTAAAGAAGTAAATCAAATTTTAAAGCATTTACCAAATAAAAAACAAAGCCTTTACTTTTCAGCTACACTTCCTAAAGATATTTTGAAACTTGTGAATAAAACGTTGAAAAATCCAATTAAAATTGAAATAGAAAAGGAAGTGAAGAAATGCACGATCGAAGAAAGTGTATTTTATGTAGACAGAACCAATAAAAAAAAACTGATCAAGTACTTAATCGAGTTAAACCCGGAAGAACAGATACTGATCTTTAGCAGAACAACACATGCAGTAGATCGTATCGTAGCGGATTTAAAAAAAGAAGGAATTGTCGCCGAAGGGCTTTACGCAGATAAAGCGCAGAAAAATAGAACGCAACTATTAACGGCTTTTAAAGCAAAAGAAACTCAGATACTTGTTGCCACAGACCTACTTGCTAGAGGAGTAGATATCGAAAACCTTCCCATAGTAATAAATTACGAAGTCCCGGATAGTGATTCCTTATACACGCATAGAATTGGGAGAACAGGAAGAAGTATGACAACAGGTAAAGCTTATACCTTTTGCGACGCACAAGACAATAACAAGTGGATCCAATTACAATTATCATTAAATAGACAAATAAAAATAAACGACCAGCACCCTTATATATTAACCTGGGAACAAATGATTTCCACAAGTCAAGTCAAAACAGCTAAGAAGAAAAAAAAATAA